The Meiothermus cerbereus DSM 11376 sequence TTGAGGGCGGCTGGAGGCCGGGCTGGCTGGATAAGTTCGGGCAGATGAACCTGCCCGCAGGGGTGGGCACGGTTCGGCTAAAGCTGGTGGCCGCAGCGGTAGGTCGGCGTGAGCCGGTGAGCGGCTGGAGCCTGCGCGAGCGGAAGCCCCGGCCTGTGCGCTGGATGGTTCCGGCAGGCAGTGTGTACTTCTTTGAGATAGAAAAGGGCGACCCCAGCCGGTTGCTGGAAAGCTGGCTGCGCCCGGTCAGTGACCACCAACAAGACCGCAAAGACGGTTTTGGTCTTGCGTTATGGGGAGTGTGCTAAACATGAAAGCAAAAGCGATTTTCTGGCAGGCCCTTACGCCGGTGCACCCCGGAACCGGGCAGGACTCGAGCAGCGTGATTGACCTTCCGGTAGCCCGCGAGGCGGCCACGGGTTTTCCGGTGATACCGGCCAGCAGCCTTAAAGGGGTGTTGCGCGACGGGCGCAGTGATGAGGCGGCCAATAAGATTTTTGGCTCGCTCGAGCAGATGGGCGAGCTGACCCTCACCGATGCCCGCTTGTTGTTGCTACCGGTGCGCTCGTATACTGGAACCTTTGCCCTCATTACCTGTCCGTTGGTCTTGCAGCGTTTGGAGCGCGACGCGGCGGCCCTGGGCAGGCCGCTTAACTTGCCCCTGGCAAACGTAGAGGGCGAGCAGGCCCTAGCCGGAAGTGCCATCCAGCACAACAACCAGGTGATTTTGGAGGACATCGACCTACAGGTAAAGGGCCCCTCTGAAGCGTTGGCTAAAGCCATGAGCCAGGTGGTTTTTGGAAAAGAGGAGCCTTACTTTACTGAGCGTTTTGCCCTGGTCAGCAACGATGTGTTTGGCTACTTTTGCCAGACCGGCCTCGAGGTCATCGCTCGAGTACGCCTGGAAAGCGAGACCAAGACTGTAGCCAACGGGGCTCTGTGGTACGAGGAAGCCATCCCTGCCGAGGCGATCTTCTCGAGCTTCGCCATCGCCAAAGACCAAGCCCATTTTGCCGAGCTGGACAAGAACCCCTACCTTCAGATTGGTGGCAAAGCCAGTGTGGGCCGGGGTTTGCTGCGGCGCTTAGGGGGTGAGCAAGCGTGAAGATGCCCCAAACCAGGAGCCAAAAAGACATGAAGCTGGCGCTGGATCTGGTAGGCAGCCTGGAAGGGGCCGACCCCGAACTCAAGCGAATTTACGGCGGTCTGTGCCACAACTTCCCGGTGATGGTGATGCAGAGCGGGCTGTGCCAGGCGGTGGCCTTCAGCGCCGACAAGGCCAACGGCGAGGGCAGCCGGGCCAGGGCGCACCAGAAATTGCTCGAGCACGTCGGGGTCATTCTTGGCGTAAAGGGCAGCTTACTGGAGCATCTACAGTCGGTACCGACCCCAACCTATATGCACCACACCCGGCGGGTACTGGACGCCTGGGTGTACTTCAAGCGCTTTACAGTGAGCGTACTCAAGGTAAAAGCAGGTGAAGATTATGCGAGCTAGCCGTCTCAACCTTCCCCCACCCGCCAACGCAGGCCTGGCCCTGCAACGCTATTTGCGTGCCCATGATGAGCAGAAAGCAGCCGCCAGGGAGCTGATCGAGATCATCACCCAGACCCCCATCAGCCCTGCCTACAAAGAGGCCTTCGAGCGCTGGAAGACTGCTCTTCCCGGAGCAATTTTCCTCGAGGCCACTACCCGTACTCCCCTGGCCATCGGCCTGGGCAATGCCAGCCCACTAGAAAACGGCCTGACCATCCACCACACCTACGCTATGCCCTATCTGCCGGGCAGCGCGCTCAAGGGGTTAGTGCGCCGGGCTGCCGACCGCTTTGGCCTGAGCCCGCAGGAGAAAGCAGTTTTGCTGGGCGAAGGCCCCGACTCCAGAAAGAAAACCCAGGGTAACGCCGCCCACCTGGTCTACTGGGACGGCTGGCTGGATCCGGCCAGTGCCCAGCCCTTCCAGAAGGACGTCATCACCGTGCACCACCAGGACTACTACAACAAGCGCGGTGCCGACGACACCTGGCCCAGCGACTTCGACGACCCCAATCCGGTGAGCTTCTTATCGGTAAAACCAGGTGTAAAGTTTTACATCGCCCTCTCGAGCAGTTCTCAACTCGCCGAGGTCTGGCTCCACACTGCCGCCGCGCTGCTCAAGTGGGGCCTGGAAAACCTGGGCTTAGGGGGCAAGACTAATGCGGGCTACGGCTACTTCGCGGTGCAACTACCCCCCCGGCCCAAGTCCGAGTACGAGCAGGGCCTCGAGCTTTTGGCTCAGTACAAAAACCGCATCGACAGGATCAAGCCCGCCAACGAGCGTGGCGAGCTGAACTACTTCCTGCAGGAGTTGCGCGGCAAGCCCACGGTTTTGCGTATGCCCACCCTGGAAGCCCTGCGGCACCACCTGCAGGAATGGAAGGTCTGGAACCCCAGCAAAAACCCACAGCACGCAGAAATCCAGCAGTTATTGGAGGAACAGTCTTGAGCAGTGTCATCCTCACCACCGTCGGCACCAGCCTCCTCATCAACGCCAAGCGGGACGGGCTGGTTTCGGATCAGGAAATCCTGCGTTATCTGGCCCAGGACCCCAAAAAGGCCAGCGCCGAGACCAACTCGCTGTTGCGCGTCCTCCAGCCGGGCGACGAAATTGTGCTGCTGCACAGCGCCACCGAGGAAGGCCGCAAGGCTGCTCAACTGCTACAAGAATACTGGCGGCAACAGGGGGTGGCCTGCGGCCTGGTTGAGATTGCCGGCCTAGCCTACGAGGCCCAGGGCTTTGTGGACTATGGCCTGAAAAACTTTGTACGCACTTTGGCAGGGGAGATTCGCAAGGCGGCCCGGAAGCAGAAAGAGGTGATCATCAACGCCACGGGGGGCTTCAAGGCCGAGATTTCCTACGCCACCGTGCTGGGGCTGGTCTTCAAGGTTCCGGTCTGTTACATTCACGAGCAGTTCAGGGAAATTGCCATCCTTCCGCCTACACCTATTAGCTGGGACAGCAGCCTGTTTGTCTGGTACGCCGACTTTTTCGAGTGGCTGAGCGCGGGCGAGGGTGGGCTGCGGCCCAAGGCCGAAGCTGAGCCCAGGGCCGCTTTGCTGCCGGAGGAGGCCCAGGTGCTGCTGGAGGAGTTCGAGCTGGACGGGCAGGCTTACTTGGGCCTCTCGCCGCTGGGCGAAGCCTACCTGGAAGCCTTCAAGAACGAGCTCGAGCAAGCCCAGAGCGTTCCAGTCTATCTTTCCAACAAAGCCCGGCGCTCGCTGGAGGCCCTCGAGCCCGCCACCCAGGATCGCTACCGCAAGCTGCTAGAGCGCCTGCGCCTGCCCAACCGCGCGCTCATCAGCGAGCTCAAAAGCGGCGGGGGCGATGCTTTGGGCTACCCCAAAGGCAAGGTGGATGAGCGGCTCTTTTACGCCGAAAAGGAGGGCAAGCTGTATGTGTTTGCCCTGACCCGCCACGGCCCCGAGTACGAGAAGTTTTGCCAGGAAGGCTTTTACTGGCGCGACTACCCGCCCCAGGATTTCACCCTTTGGGAGGGCTAGGCCCCAATAAGCTGACGCAATACGGGAGGTATTGGAATGGACGATTCGGACGATGTATTTTCCGATATAACCCCCACCCCGCCCCAACCTGACCCGTTGCCTCTGAGTGCACTGGCCCAGTACACCTACTGCCCCCGCCGGGCAGCCTTGATTCTGCTCGAGGGTGAGTGGGAAGACAACGAGTTCACCCTGCGCGGTACGCGCGCTCACGAGAACGTGGACATCCCCGAAGGGCTCTTGCGCGAAGGGGTCTGGGTGGAGCGTGGGCTACCGCTGTGGTCGGAGCGGCTGGGGCTTACGGGTCGGGCCGATGTGGTGGAGTTTGTGGAAGGCAGGCCTTACCCGGTGGAGTACAAGGTGGGCAAGCGGTGGCCCCGCGAGCTGGCCCGCCAAGCCGCCGAGGTGCAGCTTTGCGCCCAGGCCTTGTGCCTGGAAGAGATGTTCGGCCAGAGCGTGATGGAGGGGGCTTTGTTCAGCAAGGCCAGTCAGCGCCGCCGCGAGGTGAAGTTTACCCCCGAGCTGCGGGCCGCCACCCTGGCTACCATCAGCGCCCTGCGTAAGCTCTTGCAGCAAGGGCGCCTGCCCTCGCCCGCTGCCGACGAGCGCTGCAAGCACTGCTCGTTGCTGGCCGTATGTATGCCCCAGGTGCTCCAGGCCCTGCGGGCCTGGCAGTCCCTAAAGCCATGACCAGCGAGCTTCTGAACACCCTATACATCCAGACCCAGGGCGTGTACCTGCGCCTCGAGGGCGATACCCTGCGCATCCAGCACGAAGACGTAACCTTACGCAACGTGCCGCTGCACCACCTGGGAGGCCTGGCGCTGTTTGGTAATGTGCTGATCTCGCCCTTTTTGCTGGCCCGCTGCGCCGAGGAGGGCCTCGAGGTGAGCTGGTTTAGCGAGTCGGGCCGCTTTTTTGGCCGTTTGAGCGGGCCGGTTTCGGGCAATGTGCTGTTGCGGCAGGCCCAGTACCGCGCCCTGGACGACCCCAAAAGCCGCCTTTATCTGTCCCAGCGCTTTGTGGAGGGCAAGCTAAAAAACGCCCGCCTGGTCTTGCAACGGGCGCTGCGTGAGCGAGGCGAAACTGAAGCCCTGGTGAGCGCCCTGGCCGAGCACGAGGCCGCTTTGCGCCAACTTCCCCAGGCTCGAACGGTGGACGAGGTGCGGGGCCTCGAGGGCAGCGCCGCCAGCGCCTACTTTGCCGCCTTTGGCGACCTCTTGCTCTCGGGCGAGTTCCGCTTCGGTGGGCGCAACAAACGCCCCCCGCGCGACCCGGTTAATGCCCTCCTGGGCTTTGTGTATGCCCTGCTCACCACCCAGTGCACGGCTGCATTGGAGGGCGTAGGGCTCGACCCCCAGGGGGGCTTTCTGCATGCCCTGCGGCCCGGACGCAACGCCCTGGCCCTCGATCTGATGGAAGAGTTCCGGGCCTGGTGGGCCGACCGGCTGGCCCTATCGCTTTTGAACCGCAAGCAGCTCACCCCCGAACACTTTGAGGCCCGCCCCGGTGGCGCGGTGCTCTTGGGCGAGGAGGGCCGCAAGGTGGTGATTACGGCCTTCCAGAGCCGCCGGCAAGAGACCGTGCAGCACCCCTTGTTCAAGGAGCCTGTGCCAGTAGGCACACTGCCGCACATCCAGGCCCGCCTGCTGGCCCGCTACCTGCGGGGCGACCTGCCCCAGTATCTGCCTTTTGTGGGGAGGTGAGCATGGAGCGCCTGGACATTCTGGTGACCTACGACGTCAACGTTACATCCGACGACGGCCAGGCCCGACTGGCCCGGGTGGCCAAGGTCTGCAAAAACTTTGGGCAGCGGGTGCAGATGTCGGTATTTGAGTGCCGGGTTACGCGAGCGCAGCTCGAGGATCTGGAGGCCA is a genomic window containing:
- the cmr6 gene encoding type III-B CRISPR module RAMP protein Cmr6 — encoded protein: MRASRLNLPPPANAGLALQRYLRAHDEQKAAARELIEIITQTPISPAYKEAFERWKTALPGAIFLEATTRTPLAIGLGNASPLENGLTIHHTYAMPYLPGSALKGLVRRAADRFGLSPQEKAVLLGEGPDSRKKTQGNAAHLVYWDGWLDPASAQPFQKDVITVHHQDYYNKRGADDTWPSDFDDPNPVSFLSVKPGVKFYIALSSSSQLAEVWLHTAAALLKWGLENLGLGGKTNAGYGYFAVQLPPRPKSEYEQGLELLAQYKNRIDRIKPANERGELNYFLQELRGKPTVLRMPTLEALRHHLQEWKVWNPSKNPQHAEIQQLLEEQS
- the cas4 gene encoding CRISPR-associated protein Cas4 — encoded protein: MDDSDDVFSDITPTPPQPDPLPLSALAQYTYCPRRAALILLEGEWEDNEFTLRGTRAHENVDIPEGLLREGVWVERGLPLWSERLGLTGRADVVEFVEGRPYPVEYKVGKRWPRELARQAAEVQLCAQALCLEEMFGQSVMEGALFSKASQRRREVKFTPELRAATLATISALRKLLQQGRLPSPAADERCKHCSLLAVCMPQVLQALRAWQSLKP
- the cmr5 gene encoding type III-B CRISPR module-associated protein Cmr5, coding for MPQTRSQKDMKLALDLVGSLEGADPELKRIYGGLCHNFPVMVMQSGLCQAVAFSADKANGEGSRARAHQKLLEHVGVILGVKGSLLEHLQSVPTPTYMHHTRRVLDAWVYFKRFTVSVLKVKAGEDYAS
- the cas1c gene encoding type I-C CRISPR-associated endonuclease Cas1c; amino-acid sequence: MTSELLNTLYIQTQGVYLRLEGDTLRIQHEDVTLRNVPLHHLGGLALFGNVLISPFLLARCAEEGLEVSWFSESGRFFGRLSGPVSGNVLLRQAQYRALDDPKSRLYLSQRFVEGKLKNARLVLQRALRERGETEALVSALAEHEAALRQLPQARTVDEVRGLEGSAASAYFAAFGDLLLSGEFRFGGRNKRPPRDPVNALLGFVYALLTTQCTAALEGVGLDPQGGFLHALRPGRNALALDLMEEFRAWWADRLALSLLNRKQLTPEHFEARPGGAVLLGEEGRKVVITAFQSRRQETVQHPLFKEPVPVGTLPHIQARLLARYLRGDLPQYLPFVGR
- the cmr4 gene encoding type III-B CRISPR module RAMP protein Cmr4 translates to MKAKAIFWQALTPVHPGTGQDSSSVIDLPVAREAATGFPVIPASSLKGVLRDGRSDEAANKIFGSLEQMGELTLTDARLLLLPVRSYTGTFALITCPLVLQRLERDAAALGRPLNLPLANVEGEQALAGSAIQHNNQVILEDIDLQVKGPSEALAKAMSQVVFGKEEPYFTERFALVSNDVFGYFCQTGLEVIARVRLESETKTVANGALWYEEAIPAEAIFSSFAIAKDQAHFAELDKNPYLQIGGKASVGRGLLRRLGGEQA
- a CDS encoding putative CRISPR-associated protein yields the protein MSSVILTTVGTSLLINAKRDGLVSDQEILRYLAQDPKKASAETNSLLRVLQPGDEIVLLHSATEEGRKAAQLLQEYWRQQGVACGLVEIAGLAYEAQGFVDYGLKNFVRTLAGEIRKAARKQKEVIINATGGFKAEISYATVLGLVFKVPVCYIHEQFREIAILPPTPISWDSSLFVWYADFFEWLSAGEGGLRPKAEAEPRAALLPEEAQVLLEEFELDGQAYLGLSPLGEAYLEAFKNELEQAQSVPVYLSNKARRSLEALEPATQDRYRKLLERLRLPNRALISELKSGGGDALGYPKGKVDERLFYAEKEGKLYVFALTRHGPEYEKFCQEGFYWRDYPPQDFTLWEG
- the cas2 gene encoding CRISPR-associated endonuclease Cas2, whose protein sequence is MERLDILVTYDVNVTSDDGQARLARVAKVCKNFGQRVQMSVFECRVTRAQLEDLEAKLLKIIEPDKDSLRIYTLPGGRQKCLRVHGQDRYTDFDDPLVV